In the Panulirus ornatus isolate Po-2019 chromosome 57, ASM3632096v1, whole genome shotgun sequence genome, one interval contains:
- the LOC139766219 gene encoding uncharacterized protein isoform X2, which yields MLWRQKGGYHHDQHGKKGYHDKGKYHDNHKGDKGHYGHKGYYGHKSSYGKKGGYKGGHSYDDHKGYGHDDHKGYGHDDHKGYGHDDHKGYGHDDHKGYGHHDDHKGYGHDDHKGYGHDDHKGYGPRRPQGLWPPRPQGLWPRRPQGLWPRRPQGLWPTTTTRVMGMVATETMVAMVTMVAMETMETMVAMVAMEAMVAMETMVATEAMVATEAMVTMVAMDPTRT from the exons GGTGgctaccaccacgaccagcacGGCAAGAAGGGCTACCACGACAAGGGCAAGTACCACGACAACCACAAGGGCGATAAAGGCCATTATGGCCATAAGGGCTACTATGGTCACAAGAGCTCCTATGGTAAAAAGGGCGGATATAAAGGTGGCCATAGCTACGACGACCACAAAGGCTATGGCCACGatgaccacaagggctatggccacgacgaccacaagggctatggccacgacgaccacaagggctatggccacgacgaccacaagggatatggccaccacgacgaccacaagggatatggccacgacgaccacaagggctatggccacgacgaccacaagggctatggcccacgacgaccacaagggctatggccaccacgaccacaagggctatggccacgacgaccacaagggctatggccacgacgaccacaagggctatggcctACGACGACCACAAGG GTTATGGGAATGGTGGCTACGGAGACCATGGTGGCTATGGTGACCATGGTGGCTATGGAGACCATGGAGACCATGGTGGCTATGGTGGCCATGGAGGCCATGGTGGCTATGGAGACCATGGTGGCTACGGAGGCCATGGTGGCTACGGAGGCCATGGTGACCATGGTGGCTATGGATCCCACTCGAACGTGA
- the LOC139766219 gene encoding uncharacterized protein isoform X1, whose amino-acid sequence MAIRATMVTRAPMVKRADIKVAIATTTTKAMATMTTRAMATTTTRAMATTTTRAMATTTTRDMATTTTTRDMATTTTRAMATTTTRAMAHDDHKGYGHHDHKGYGNGGYGDHGGYGDHGGYGDHGDHGGYGGHGGHGGYGDHGGYGGHGGYGGHGDHGGYGSHSNVKTITATSAKTAPASGFVPVYVPVSSSKTSKSFSPSPQLGVLPVPAQGSTFSHATSSSSSPASPFSVPVGAAPTTTHTFESFGDFARFG is encoded by the exons ATGGCCATAAGGGCTACTATGGTCACAAGAGCTCCTATGGTAAAAAGGGCGGATATAAAGGTGGCCATAGCTACGACGACCACAAAGGCTATGGCCACGatgaccacaagggctatggccacgacgaccacaagggctatggccacgacgaccacaagggctatggccacgacgaccacaagggatatggccaccacgacgaccacaagggatatggccacgacgaccacaagggctatggccacgacgaccacaagggctatggcccacgacgaccacaagggctatggccaccacgaccacaagg GTTATGGGAATGGTGGCTACGGAGACCATGGTGGCTATGGTGACCATGGTGGCTATGGAGACCATGGAGACCATGGTGGCTATGGTGGCCATGGAGGCCATGGTGGCTATGGAGACCATGGTGGCTACGGAGGCCATGGTGGCTACGGAGGCCATGGTGACCATGGTGGCTATGGATCCCACTCGAACGTGAAGACCATCACCGCCACCTCAGCAAAGACCGCTCCGGCCTCTGGCTTCGTGCCTGTGTACGTCCCTGTGTCTTCCTCCAAAACATCGAAGTCCTTCAGTCCCTCCCCTCAACTCGGGGTCCTGCCGGTTCCCGCCCAAGGGTCAACGTTCTCCCACGCTACTTCGTCATCATCGTCGCCAGCGTCACCCTTCAGCGTGCCCGTCGGTGCCGCgccaacaaccacccacacctTCGAAAGCTTCGGAGACTTCGCCAGGTTCGGCTAA